The DNA window GACGAGCGCCCGCGTTGCCGCGTGCCAGGCCGCGCCTGGATTGACGGCGGGAAAATTTTGCGTCTCGGCGGCGATATCCTTGCGGGAAATCGGAACGCCGTTGACGCTCACCGGCGGCATGGTGACAGGCTCGGACGATGCAGCCCGAACCGGGGCATGTTCATGCCGGTGATCATGGTCTTCATTGGCACGCTCTGCCGTGCGGTCGATGATGATCGAAACCATATTCTTCACTCTGCCGGATGCTTGTAGGAACGGGCGGGATGCTGCTCGCGCGTGTAGCGGCTGCGCACGACCTGATAGCCTGGTCGCCCGAGATACCAAATCGGTGCGCTCCAGACATGGACCAGCCGTGTGAAGGGAAACAGCAGAAAGATCGTCATGCCGAGAACCAGATGCATCTTGAAGATCGGATGCGCGTCCGCGACGTAAGCGGCAGCAGACGGCTGCAACGTCAGAATGCCCTGCGCCCAGTTCATGAACTTCACCATCTCGTGGCCATCCATGTGGTTGAGGGAGACGAAGATGGTGGACAGGCCGAGCGTGAGCTGCAGCCAGAGAATAAGCAGGATCGCCATGTCGCCGAAGCTCGAGGTGGCGCGGATGCGCGGATCGAAGAAACGACGATGGGCAAGGAGGGATATTCCGATGAAGCAGGCAATGCCGGCGAGACCGCCGACGACGATTGCGAGCCCCTGCTTGAAGCTATGCGGGATACCGAGCCAATCGAAGACGGCAATCGGCGTCAGCAATCCGCCGGCATGGCCGATGAAGATCACCAATATGCCGATATGAAAAAGGTTCGATCCCCAGCGCAGCTGGCTGCGGCGAAGCAACTGGGAGGAGCCTGTTTTCCAGGTGTATTGCTCGCGGTCGAAACGAATGAGGCTCCCGAGCAGGAAGATAGTGAGGCAAAAATACGGATACCAGCCGAACAATGCGGAATTGATGGTCTCTGACATCGTTGTTCCTCCTTCAACCGGCATTGGTACGCGCGTCGCGGCGTGCCGCGCGCAGACGGGTTTGAAGCCGTTCGTTGGAACAGCCATCCATGCCACTGCTTCCGGGGCCGAAATTCACGGCTGTCTCTTCCCATTCCGCGTCAAGCGCGGCGAGATCGCCAAAGGGTGCTTCGGCCATTTCCTGTCCGTCAGAGGCCTCGAGAGATACGCCTGCCATGACACGGATCGCGGTCAGAACTGCTGCGTATGGAGAATTCCGGTGTGCCAGGCGTTCTTCAAGCGCTCCAAGGATATGCACGGTCTCGCCGAGGAGATGCAGCGCCTCATCCCGTGGCCTGGTCGACAGATATTCGAGGAACAGCGGTAGGTAATCCGGCAGTTCGTTGGCGGAAAGTTCCAACCCGCCCTTCTCATAAAGCGAGGCGAGATCGACCATGGCCTGGCCGCGATCGCGGCTTTCGCCGTGCACATGCTCGAAGAGGTGCAGTGAAAGGCGCCGCGTTCTGTCGAAAAGCTCGACATAACGCTCCTGCAACTCGAAAAGATCGAGCGAGGCAAGATCGTCGAGGAGCGGCCGAAGTGCCTTCGCGGCAGAGGCCGGCACGAGCCCCTCCGAGGTGATTACCTTCTCGATCTCCGCCACGGCGCTGCAAAGCTCTTCCGTCGGATAGGTCAGGAGCGCGGACAGCGCCCGGAAAGTGAGATTTTCCTGTCTCTCGGGCATCATGCGATCTCCATCGGGTTTGAGGCTTTCTTCGGCTGCTTCCCGCCGAAGAGATTGGTCTCGCTCTCTCCGCCGGAGCAGCCATTGCCGAACGAGAAACCGCAGGAGCCGCGAAGATCGTAGGCGTCTTCGCTCCATTCGCGGTGCGCGGTCGGAATGACAAAGCGATCCTCGTAGTTCGCAATCGCCATGATCCGGTACATGTCCTCGATGTCGGCGCCGGTCAGTCCGACCTTTTCGGCAATGCGCTCATCGATACGACCGTCGATGGACTTGGCGCGCATGTAACCCCGCATGGCGAGCATGCGCTCAAGCGCCAGCGCGACCGGATCCTCATTGCCTGCAGTCAGCAGATTAGCAAGGTATTGCAGCGGGATACGCAGGGAGCGGACATCCGGCATGTCGCCGTCCAGTCCCATCCTGCCGGCGGCTGCGGCCGACTGGATCGGCGAAAGCGGCGGCACGTACCAGACCATCGGCAGGGTGCGGTATTCCGGGTGCAGCGGAAACGCGACCTTCCAATCCATCGCCATCTTCCAGATCGGCGACGTGAGGGCCGCCTCGATCCAGGCTTCCGGCACGCCGTCGGCGCGGGCCTGTGCGATCACTTTCGGATCCTTTGGATCGAGGAAGAGATCGAGCTGCGCCTGATAGAGGTCTTTCTCATCGGGCACACTTGCCGCCGCCTCGATACGGTCGGCGTCATAGAGCAGGACGCCGAGATAACGGATGCGCCCGACGCAAGTCTCGGAGCAGACGGTCGGCTGGCCGGCCTCGATACGAGGATAGCAGAAGATGCATTTCTCCGATTTGCCGGACGACCAATTGTAATAGATCTTCTTGTAGGGGCAGCCGGAGACGCACATGCGCCAGCCGCGGCACTTGTCCTGGTCGATCAGAACGATGCCGTCCTCCTCGCGCTTGTAGATGGCACCGGATGGGCAGACGGCGGCGCAGGCCGGATTGAGGCAGTGCTCGCACAGCCGCGGCAGATACATCATGAAGGTGTTTTCGAACTGGCCGTAGATTTCCTTCTCGATGCCTTCGAAATTGACGTCCTTCGAGCGTTTTTCGAATTCGCCGCCGAGAATCTCCTCCCAGTTCGGACCCCATTCGATCTTCTCCATGCGTTCACCGGACACCAACGATCGAGGCCGGGCGGTCGGGAAGGCTTTCGACTCCTTCGCCGTGTGCAGATGCTCGTAGTCGAAGGTAAAGGGCTCGTAATAATCGTCGATTTCCGGGAGATCCGGATTGGCGAAGATATTGGCCAGGATGCGCCACTTCGCGCCGATCTTCGGCTCGATTTTGCCGTTCCGCTTGCGCCGCCAGCCGCCGTTCCATTTGGTCTGGTTCTCCCATTCGCGGGGATAGCCGACGCCGGGCTTCGTCTCGACATTGTTGAACCAGGCATATTCGACGCCTTCGCGGTTGGTCCACACGTTCTTGCAAGTGACGGAACAGGTGTGACAGCCGATGCATTTGTCGAGGTTCAACACCATTGCGATCTGGGCACGAATCTTCATTCTGCGGCCTCCTTCGGCGCATTGGTTGAGAGCGGCTCCTCAAGCCAATCGATCTTGGACATCTTGCGGACGACGATGAACTCGTCGCGGTTGGAGCCCACCGTTCCGTAATAGTTGAAACCGTAGGCGAGCTGGGCGTAGCCGCCGATCATGTGCGTGGGCTTCAGGACCGTGCGCGTCACCGAATTATGGATGCCGCCGCGGTTGCCTGTCATCTCGGAGCCCGGAGTGTTTATGATCTTTTCCTGGGCATGGTACATCAGCATCATCCCCTGCTTGATGCGCTGGGACACCACGGCTCGGGCGGTCAACGCGCCATTGGCGTTGAAAACTTCCACCCAGTCGTTGTCGACGATACCAGCCGACTTGGCATCCACTTCGGATATCCAGACGACCGGGCCGCCGCGGTTCAGCGTCAACATCAGCAGGTTGTCCGTATAGGTGGAATGGATGCCCCATTTCTGGTGCGGCGTCAGGAAATTGAGAACGATCTCCTTGTTGCCATTCGGGCGCCGATCCTTGACAACGGCAATCGTCTTCAGGTCGACCGGTGGTTTCCAGGTGACGAACCCCTCGCCGAAGGCGCGCATCCAGAGATGATCCTGGTAAAGCTGCTGACGGCCGGTGAGTGTACGCCAGGGGATCAGTTCATGGACATTCGTATAGCCGGCGTTGTAGCAGACCTTCTCGCTCTCGATGCCCGACCAAGTGGGCGAAGAGATGATCTTGCGCGGCTGCGCCTGGATGTCGCGATAACGGATTTTCTCGTCTTCTTTCGGCACGGCAAGATGGGCGTGTTCTCGACCTGTCGCCTTCGAGAGGGCATCCCAGGCCTTCACCGCCACTTCACCATTGGTTTCTGGCGCGAGCATCAGGATGACTTCGGCCGCATCGATGTCGGTTTCTATCTTCGGAAGGCCTTTTGCAGCGCCATGCTCACGCACGCCGTTGAGCGCTCCCAGTGCCTGGACCTCATGCTCGGTCTTCCAGCTGATGCCCTTGCCGCCGTTGCCGACAGAGGTCATGAGCGGCCCGAGCGCCGTGAACCGGGCATGGATATTGGGATAGTCGCGCTCGATGACAGCGACCGATGGCATGGTGCGGCCGGCAATCGGCTCGATCTCGCCGCGCTTCCAGTCCTTCACGTCGAAAGCCTGTGCCATTTCGCCAGGGCTGTCGTGCTGGATCGGCGTCAGGACGACATCCTGCTCGACGCCGAGGACCTCCGGTGCGACACGCGAGAAGGCCTTTGCGATGCCCTTGTATATTTCCCAGTCGGAGCGGGCTTCCCAGGCCGGATCCACAGCGGCAGACAGCGGATGGATGAAGGGATGCATGTCTGAGGTGTTGAGGTCGTTTTTCTCGTACCAGGTGGCGGTCGGGAGCACGATGTCGGAATAGACGCAGGTGGTCGACATGCGGAAGTCGAGCGTGACCAGCAGATCGAGCTTGCCGCGCGGCGCCTCGTCGTGCCAGACGACCTCCTTGTTGCGCACTGCGCCTTCCTCGCCGAGATCCTTGCCCATCACGCCGTTCTCGGTGCCCAGCAGGTGCTTCAGGAAATACTCGTGCCCCTTGCCCGAAGAGCCGAGCAGGTTGGAACGCCAGACAAACATGTTGCGCGGCCAGTTGGCCGGATCGTCCGGATCGTGGCAGGCAAGCTCAAGCTCGCCGGATTTTAGCCCTTTCGCCACATAGTCTTTTGGTTCGAGGCCCGCCTCCTTCGCCTTTTTGGCGATCGAAAGCGAATTTACTTTCAACTGCGGCGCGGACGGCAGCCAACCCATGCGTTCGGCGCGAACGTTGTAGTCGATGAAGCTCTGGTTCCAGTCCCCTTCCGGAGCCGTCGGGGACAGAATTTCGGAGGCCGTCAGCGTCTCGTAACGCCACTGATCCGTATGTGCATAGAAGAAGGAGGTCGAGTTCATGTGACGTGGCGGACGTGCCCAATCGAGCGCGAAGGCGAGCGGCGTCCAGCCGGTCTGCGGTCTCAGCTTCTCCTGACCGACATAGTGGGACCAACCGCCGCCCGATTGACCGATCGCCCCGCAGAAGACGAGGAGGTTGATCACGCCACGATAGTTCATGTCCATGTTGTACCAATGGTTCATGCCCGCACCGATGATGATCATCGACCGGCCATTGGTCTTTTCGGCATTGGTGGCAAACTCGCGCGCGACGGTGATGATCGCGTCACGCTTGACGCCGGTAATACGTTCCGCCCAGGCGGGTGTGAAGGGTACGTCCGCATCATAGTCGCGGGCGACATTCGCACCGCCGAAGCCGCGATCGAGGCCATAGTTTGCCATCATGAGGTCGTAGACGGTGGCAACCTTGACCGGCTTGCCATTAGCGTCCTTGAGCGTGCGCACGGGGACATTGCGAGTCAGGATTTCGCCATGCTCCGTCGCAACGAAATGCTCGGTTGCACGGCCGCCGAAATAAGGAAAATCCACCTGTTCTATCGTCGCGGCATCCTCGCCCGCGAGTGATAGCTTGAGACGTATATCGCGCCCGCGCCCGTCCTTTTGTTCGAGATTCCATTTGGCCTGCTCGCCCCAGCGATAACCGACGGAGCCGAGGGGAGCGACCAGTTCGCCGGTCTTTTCGTCGATCGCGACCGCCTTCCAATCCGGATTGTTGGTCTCGCCCAGCCCTCCCTCGAGCTCGGAGGCGCGCAACTGGCGTTCAGGAACCAGCCTGCCATTTTGTTCGGCAAGCCGCACCAGGAATGGCATATCGGTGTAGCGACGGGTATAATCGTCGAAATAGGGAACCGTGCGGTCGAGATAATATTCCCGCAGAATGACATGGCCCATGGCGAGCGCCAGCGCAGCGTCCGTCCCCTGCTTGGGATTGAGCCAGATGTCGGCGAATTTCGTTGCCTCGGCATAGTCGGGGCTGACGACGGCGCTCTTGGTGCCCTTGTAGCGGACCTCCGTATAGAAATGCGCATCCGGCGTGCGTGTCTGCGGCACGTTGGAACCCCAGAGGATGAGGAAGCCGGCATTGTACCAGTCGGCGCTCTCCGGCACGTCCGTCTGCTCGCCCCAGGTCTGGGGGCTTGCCGGTGGCAGGTCGCAGTACCAGTCGTAGAACGACATGCACACGCCGCCGAGCAGCGAGAGATAGCGCGAACCTGCCGCATAGGAGACCATCGACATGGCCGGGATCGGCGAGAAGCCGATGATGCGGTCAGGGCCATGCGCCTTGATCGTATAGGCGTTGGCCGCTGCGATGATCTCGTTCACCTCATCCCATGTGGCGCGCACGAAGCCGCCATGGCCGCGAATGGAGATATAGGACTTGCGCTTTTCCGCATCCTCGACGATCGACGCCCAGGCGGCGACCGGCGACATGGACGCCCTCGCCTTGCGCCAGAGCTTCAACAGCCGCCCGCGGATCATCGGATATTTCACGCGTGCGCCGGAATAGAGATACCAGCTGTAGGAGGCGCCGCGCGAACAGCCGCGCGGTTCATGGTTCGGCAGATCAGGCCGGGTGCGCGGATAGTCCGTCTGCTGGGTCTCCCAGGTGACGATGCCTCCCTTGACGTAGATCTTCCACGAACAGGAGCCCGTGCAGTTTACCCCATGGGTCGAGCGGACGATCTTGTCGTGCTGCCAGCGCTTGCGGTAGCCATCCTCCCACGAGCGATCTTCGCTGGTGACGATGCCATGACCGTTTGAGAATTGATCGACATTCTTCCGAAAGAAGGTCAGCCGGTCGAGGAAATGGGACATGTATTTCTCCTGGTCTTATTCGGCAGCGGCCGCTTTGCCAGCGGTGTTGCGCTTGCCGCGCTCGATGTCGTGAAGCAGGCCGCCCTTGCGGGTATAGGCAACCCAGGTGAGAACAAGGCAGCTCACATAGAAGATGAGGAAAGCCCAGAGGGCGGCTTCGGCCCCACCGGTGAACTTGATCGAGAGGCCGTAGCCCATCGGGATGAAAAAGGCGCCAAAGGCAGCGATTGCCGAAGTGAAGCCAGTAATCGCCGCCGATTCCTTCTCTGCCTGCAGGCGACGGGCCTCAGGAGCGGCATCGGGCATCAGCCGGATCATTTCTCTTCCCATGATTGCCGGGATCATCTGGAAGGTCGACGCGTTGCCCACACCTGTCGCGAAGAAGAGCACGAGGAAGGAGATGAAGAAGCCCCAGAAGGCGCCCGGTTGGTCTTTCGTCGCAATGAACCAGAGGACACCGCCGGCGCCGACCATCATCAGAACGAAAACCCAGAAGGTGACGCGTGCGCCGCCGTAGCGATCGGCGAGCCAGCCCGTTGCGGAGCGGGAGAGTGCCCCAACGAGCGGGCCAAGGAAGGCGAATTGAAGCGCGTGGATATCGGGAAACAGGGTTTTGGTAAGCAGCGGGAAGCCGGCCGAATAACCGATGAAAGAGCCAAAGGTCCCAGTATAGAGCCAGCACATGATCCAGTTGTGCCGGCGCTGGAAGATGACCGCCTGCTCGGCGAAGGAAGCCTTGGCCGAAGCGATGTCGTTCATCCCGAACCAGGAGGCGAAAGCCGAGATCGCGATGAAGGGGACGAAGAAGAAGCCGGCATTCTGTAGCCAGAGCGGTGCTTCGCCGGCCGGTCCTTTCGTCATGACCGGATCGCCACCGAACCAGCCGAAGATGCCGGCGGTGATGACGAGCGGGACGACGAACTGGACCACACTCACGCCGAGATTGCCGAGACCGGCATTGAGGGCCAGTGCATTGCCCTTTTCCGACCTCGGAAAGAAGAAGGAAATATTGGACATCGACGAGGCGAAGTTACCACCGCCGAAACCGCAAAGCAGGGCAAGAAGAAGGAAGACGATATAGGGCGTATCCGGGTGCTGCACCGCATAGCCGATGCCGAGCGCGGGGATGATCAGCGACCAGGTGGTCAGCGTGGTCCACAGGCGTCCGCCGAAAATCGGCACCATGAAGGAGTAGAATATCCGGAAGGTTGCGCCGGAGATACCTGGCAGGGCGGCGAGCCAGAAGAGCTGATCCGTCGTAAAGGTGAAGCCGACGAGCGGCAGCTTTGCCACCACCACCGACCAGACCTGCCAAATGGCAAAGGAAAGGAGCAGCGCCGGGATCGAAAGCCACAGATTGCGGCGTGCGATGCGGCGGCCTTTGGTTGCCCAGAAGGATGGATCCTCCGGACGCCAGTCCGTCAGCACGGTCTCGTCAGCGGAGATGACCTTCTCGGGCTGAGGCATGCCCTGCATTTCCGGGAAGGGAGGCAGCTCCTCGAGCGCCTTTCCTGTAACGCCGCGCTCCATTTGGCGAATGGCGAAGTGCATCCACAAAAGAGCAACCGAGACCAGAAGGAAGAGCGCCATGAAGCAGCTCGTCCACAAGCCGGTGAGATCGAGCAGAACACCGAAGAGGATCGGCAGCACGAAGCCGCCAAGGCCGCCGATCATGCCGACCAGTCCTCCGACGGCGCCGACATGATTCGGATAGTAGACAGGGATGTGCTTGTACACGGCAGCTTTTCCGAGTGCCATGAAGAAGCCGAGGATGAAGACCGTCACTGTGAAGCCGACAAGACCCATCTCGATGTGGAAGGTAATCGGACCAGCCACGGTGCGGACGGCATAGTCGGCCGGCGGATAGGCGAGGATGAAGGTCGCGATGACGGAGACGAGGAAGGTCCAATAAAGCACGCGTCGCGCGCCATAGACATCGGACAGATGGCCACCATAGGCGCGGAAAAGGCTGGCAGGAATGGAGAAGCAAGCGGCGATCACGCCGGCAGTGCGGATGTCCAGCCCATAGACACCGACAAGATATTGCGGCAGCCAGAGCGCTAACGCAACGAACGCACCAAAGACGAAGAAATAATACAGCGAGAAACGCCAAACCTGAATGTTCTTCAAAGGTTCGAGTTCCAACCAGGCACTTTGAGGCTTGACCCCTGTTCTGCGGCGTTCGACCAGAACCGGATCATCCTTGGTGGTGAACCAGAAGATGACCGCCATGACGACGAGTGCCGCAGCCCATATCTCGGCCACGGCCTGCCAGCCCCAGGCAACGAGTACCAGCGGCGCAAGCAATTTCGTCACCGCGGACCCGACATTGCCGGCGCCGAAGATGCCGAGCGCAACGCCTTGCCTCTCCGGAGGGAACCATCGCGACACGTAAGCAACGCCGACGGCAAACGAGCCACCGGCGATACCGACGCCGAGCGCCGCCAGAAGCATCTGCGGATAGGTATGCGCATAGGTCAGGATGAAGGTCGCCGCGGCCGCGGCAAGCATGGTTGCCACGAACACCACGCGACCTCCGTAGCGGTCAGTCCAGATGCCAAGCAAGACGCGGATCAGAGACCCCATGAGGATCGGTGTCCCGACCAGAAGTCCGAATTCGGTTTCGGTAAGACCGAGTTCCTCCCGGATTCGAATGCCGATAATGGCAAAGATGGTCCAAGCGGCAAAACATACGGTGAAGGCGACAGTGCTCGCGCCAAGGGCCGTACGTTGATCTCTGCTGTCGAACTTCTGGATAGCAGGCATGGGCATATTCCGTTCGTGACGATGAATGATCTTTCTTCAGTCCCGAGAAAAAATAGCGATTAAAACACTGAGGCACTTTGATTTGGATCAAACACAACCAAAAGCACAAATAACGCTCAAGTTAATCGTGAGCGGCCCAAAGAAGTTGTTTAATATAGGCTTATTGATTGACTATTTTATACTTGTCGCTTGATAAATATCAATCACGCACTATAAGCAGACAGGCCGCCCAAAGGAGACACGCGATGCGACCAGAAAATGCCGCCAAGGTTCGGCAGCTGCAACTGTTCAGGGAACTGCATCATAACACGTTCCGGGAGTTAATCGAAACGAGTTTTCTTCAACGATTCCCGCGAGGCGTGTCCCTTATTCGCGAAAACGAGCCGGCGGATTTCCTCCATGTGGTCGTGGAGGGGCTGGTCGAAATGTATGCAGCAACGGACATGCGAGAGACGACTTTGGAAATCATCCCTCCGGTCGGCACTTTCATCCTCGCCGCCGTCCTCAACGATCAGGTCTATCTTCAGTCCGCCAGAACCTTGGAGCCATCCAGCATTCTGATGATTCCCGCAGAAAAAGTGCGCCTCGCCATGGAGACAGATCAGGCTTTCATGCGTGCAATCGTCATGGAACTCGCGGCAAGCTATCGCCGAACCGTCAAGGATCTTAAGAGCCAAAAAATGCGGAGCGGCGCCGAGCGGCTGGCAAACTGGCTCCTGCGCATGCAAAGGGAGCGAGGGCGCCACAGTCTGGTGGAAATTCCCGTGGAAAAACGTGTCCTTGCTTCGTACCTGGGGATGACGCCGGAAAACTTATCGCGCGCTTTTCTCACGCTGCGATCTTACGGCGTGAAAGTGCACGGCGCACGTGTTGAAATCGAACAGCCTGAAGCACTTCTTGCTTTTGCGAAACCAGACCCCTTGATCGATGATCCTGAGAATATATTCTGAATGACTTCCGACTAGGCTCAGTTCCTCGCCAGCTGCGAATTCAAATGATCGGCCAGCCTTATGGCAAAGGCCAGGATCATCAATGTCGGATTTGCATGGCCGCTGGTTGGGAACACCGATCCACCGGCAACATAGAGGTTGGGCAAGCCGTGGACCCTGCAATTCTGGTCGACAACGCCTGTCTTCGCGTCGGCTGACATTCGCGTCGTGCCAAGCGTATGTGCCATGTCGATGATGACGAGATCCTGTGGCCTCCGTTCCAGCGCCCAGTTTTCAAGCGTGGGGGCAGGCAGGCCAGCGCTGACAAGGGCTGCGCGTGAGAGTTCGGCGATCCTGAGCAGCGTCCGGCGTTCGACATCGTTGATCCGCCAATCGACTTTGGCGAGCGGAACGCCGAACCGGTCCTTTCGGGAGCTGAGACTGATCCTGCTGTCCGGGTTCGGAATTTGCTCCGAGATCGCATCGATCCCCAAACCGATCAGCTTGTGCGGCACACCCTGATCCTGGAATTCATTGGCGACCACATTCGGAGACAGCCGGATCGCCGTGTTGATCACAAGATCCTTAAAGACCTTGGGCGTCCGGTTGTCGGAAAGGACCTTCATTCCGATTCCCTTCGCAATAAGTCCGGAGCCTGCCACGACCGAAAGCAGGTCGCGTCCGACATTTGTGCTGCGCCTGCGCAATAGCTGTTTTAACGCGCTCCAGGGATCGTCCGGCGCCCGCGCCGTGACGAAGTAGATAGCGGCGTTCAGTAGCTCCTCACGCTCCTGCATCTCCGGGGTCAGCGCCAAGCCATGCATGAACATGTGCGCGCGGCCATTATGATGCACGCCGAAGAAGCCAAACAGCTTGGCAAGCATGGCCACTTGCTCGGCCGGAATGCTGCCGATGCGAGCTCCGGCATGATCCATGAGATATCGCCCGACGACATCGTGATGGTTGCCAATTCCGTTCGAATACACATCGTTAGATGCCAGTAGCAGCCTGGCATTTTCAATCCCGCTTGCAGCCAACACGCATAATCTGGCCTCGACCCGAGCGCGCTTGCCTTCCATGCTTGCGACGTTGAGATGTGAGAAACGCGATCCGTCCGGGCTCAGGCCGACATGCGTCACGGACGCATCCAGAAGGATATGAGTGTTGTCCGGCCGTCGCGCCATAAATTCGTTCCCGAAGCGCATGACGTCGAGCCGATCCACGCGCGAGCGGGCGAACTGCCAATAGAAGGAATGAAGTCCCTCCTCTTCAAAACGACCTAGCGGCTCCTTAGGGCTAAGGTTCAGCACATCCATTGCGCGCAAGAGATAAGAATCGATCTGTTCGCGTTCGACTGGCCAGCCCGAGTTGGGGACCCAGGAGCGAAGCTTGAAGTCAATGGCACCAAAAGGTGCCGATTTCCCGGCCCAGGCATGTGTCGACCCGCCGAGCGCCCGGCAGCGAACACCGAAGGGCTGCACCTCCTGAGACCAGAAACCGGCTTGAGGGCTGTGAAATGCGACCCGCTTGCGGTACTGCGCTTCCGACATCGGCTGGCCAACGTTCTCGACCTCATTGAGTGCCGAATGTTCGGGACTTTCGCGTTCAAGGCCACTCTCGACAACGAGCACCTTTCTGCCCGTCCCAGCGCATTGCGCTGCGATTGTCAGCCCCGCGGGGCCGCCCCCTACGATGACAAGGTCCGCCGCAATGATCGAATTGTCGTCATAGTTGGACAGTCGCTCGATTTTCATCAGGGTCATTTCCGTCAACGCAAACAGATATTCCGATGCCAGCAACGAGCAGACTAGCTTCTATGAAATTTTCGACAAGTAACCAAAAAGTCGGAAGCGTTAATACCGGTATAGATTCGATGTCGTAATGCGTCGGGACCTAACACTAAAGACTATCTTGCGCGGCGATGAAAACCTGCCAATCGGAAGCTGGATCTTCTCTCGGGAACAAGAATCCGTAACGTCAGGCTGGCTATCCTGGCCTCCGCTTCTTCCACAGCGTTAGTGCCTTCGCCGTCTGTAGGATGACGAAAGTACAATATGCTTAACGTCCTCAAATCGACGAGACCATGAAGTCAAATCTGGCCATAAAAGGACAATTTAGCGGAAAAGACTGACGTCTATAGGCTTACAACAAATATCTCATTCATAATCTATAAATATATTTGAAGTCATAATTTCAAGAAAATAAGAAATTATGACTTCAATATCGTCACCATGATACGCATGGAAATAACAAATCCAATATAATCATGTTCAGCTTCTATCGAGGAAAAAATGAAAATGATTTCTCTTGGACTCGGCTCGGACGCCAGCCATATTCTCGACGCACTAAATAAGTCTCAGGCTATTATTGAATTCGAACTCGACGGTCGGATCATCACGGCGAACGAAAACTTCTGCCATGCTCTCGGATATAATCTTGCTGAAATTGTTGGTCAGCATCACCGCATGTTTGTCGATCCGGCAGAAGCCGGTTCGGTTGGCTACCGAGAGTTCTGGGCCAAGCTCGGGCGCGGCGAGTTCGACCAGCGTCAATATAAGCGTCTGGGAAAAGGCGGAAAAGAAGTCTGGATCGAAGGGACCTACAATCCTGTGTTCCGCCGAGGCAAGCCTTACAAAGTAGTCAAATTCGCAACGGATATCACCGAGCAGAAGCTTCGTAGCGCGGAAGCTTTGGGCAAGCTGGATGCTCTGTCACGGGCGCAAGCGGTCATCGAGTTCACTCCGAGCGGAGACATTCTGACCGCGAACGCGAATTTTCTATCGGCATTAGGCTACGAGCCCAAGGAAATCGAAGGCCGTCATCACTCGATGTTCTGTGAAAAATCCTACACGCAAAGTGCTGAATACCAAAAATTTTGGGAGCGCCTTCGAGCGGGGGAATTTATTGCCGAGGAATTCACTCGAATTGGAAAGGGCGGCCGGCGAGTCTTCATACAAGCGTCCTACAACCCGATTTTCGACATGAACGGCAGAGTGTTCAAGGTCGTCAAGTTTGCAACTGATGTCACCGGTCGCGTGGAAAACGTCGAAACACTGGC is part of the Rhizobium jaguaris genome and encodes:
- a CDS encoding cyclic nucleotide-binding domain-containing protein, which codes for MRPENAAKVRQLQLFRELHHNTFRELIETSFLQRFPRGVSLIRENEPADFLHVVVEGLVEMYAATDMRETTLEIIPPVGTFILAAVLNDQVYLQSARTLEPSSILMIPAEKVRLAMETDQAFMRAIVMELAASYRRTVKDLKSQKMRSGAERLANWLLRMQRERGRHSLVEIPVEKRVLASYLGMTPENLSRAFLTLRSYGVKVHGARVEIEQPEALLAFAKPDPLIDDPENIF
- a CDS encoding GMC oxidoreductase, encoding MKIERLSNYDDNSIIAADLVIVGGGPAGLTIAAQCAGTGRKVLVVESGLERESPEHSALNEVENVGQPMSEAQYRKRVAFHSPQAGFWSQEVQPFGVRCRALGGSTHAWAGKSAPFGAIDFKLRSWVPNSGWPVEREQIDSYLLRAMDVLNLSPKEPLGRFEEEGLHSFYWQFARSRVDRLDVMRFGNEFMARRPDNTHILLDASVTHVGLSPDGSRFSHLNVASMEGKRARVEARLCVLAASGIENARLLLASNDVYSNGIGNHHDVVGRYLMDHAGARIGSIPAEQVAMLAKLFGFFGVHHNGRAHMFMHGLALTPEMQEREELLNAAIYFVTARAPDDPWSALKQLLRRRSTNVGRDLLSVVAGSGLIAKGIGMKVLSDNRTPKVFKDLVINTAIRLSPNVVANEFQDQGVPHKLIGLGIDAISEQIPNPDSRISLSSRKDRFGVPLAKVDWRINDVERRTLLRIAELSRAALVSAGLPAPTLENWALERRPQDLVIIDMAHTLGTTRMSADAKTGVVDQNCRVHGLPNLYVAGGSVFPTSGHANPTLMILAFAIRLADHLNSQLARN